The Mastomys coucha isolate ucsf_1 unplaced genomic scaffold, UCSF_Mcou_1 pScaffold14, whole genome shotgun sequence genome window below encodes:
- the Ankrd23 gene encoding ankyrin repeat domain-containing protein 23 translates to MDFISIEQLVSGERVGRKALEFGCGVPDPGGWPSGWTPGPQEAVAREKLKLEEEKRKRLERFNSSRLTLDNLTDLENLIQRRRKKRQRHKVPPREPESGAEPQPQPQVPLEPVGLEMFLKAAAENQEALIDKYLADGGDPNAHDKLHCTALHWACLKGHGQLVNKLLAAGAAIEARDLLDRTPVFWACRGGHLDILKRLLNQGAQVNAQDKIWSTPLHVAVRMGHVDCLEHLIECGSHINAQDKEGDTALHEAVRYGHHKATKLLLLYGAKLGMKNVASLTPVQLARDWQRGIREALQAHVGHPRTRC, encoded by the exons ATGGACTTCATCAGCATTGAGCAGTTG GTAAGTGGAGAAAGAGTTGGTAGGAAAGCGTTGGAGTTTGGATGTGGAGTTCCTGACCCTGGAGGCTGGCCTAGTGGCTGGACACCAGGACCCCAAGAGGCTGTGGCCCGGGAGAAACTAaagttggaggaagagaagaggaagaga CTGGAAAGATTTAACAGCTCCAGACTGACTCTGGACAATCTGACAGACTTGGAAAACTTGATTCAAAGACGAAGAAAAAAACGACAGAGACACAAAGTCCCCCCCAGGGAACCTGAGTCTGGGGCTGAG cctcagccccagccccaggtCCCACTGGAGCCTGTGGGCCTGGAAATGTTCCTGAAGGCAGCTGCTGAGAACCAGGAGGCCCTGATTGACAAGTACCTGGCAGACGGAGGGGACCCCAATGCCCATGACAAG CTCCACTGCACAGCCTTGCACTGGGCCTGTCTGAAGGGCCACGGACAGCTGGTGAACAAGCTGCTGGCGGCAGGGGCTGCTATAGAAGCACGGGATTTG CTGGACAGGACGCCCGTGTTCTGGGCCTGCCGTGGAGGACACCTGGACATTCTCAAGCGGCTGCTTAACCAGGGGGCTCAGGTCAATGCACAAGACAAG ATCTGGAGCACCCCTCTCCATGTGGCAGTGCGCATGGGCCACGTGGACTGCCTGGAGCACCTCATTGAGTGTGGTTCCCACATCAACGCACAGGATAAG GAAGGGGACACAGCACTCCACGAGGCTGTGCGTTACGGGCACCACAAAGCAACGAAGCTGCTGCTGCTCTATGGAGCCAAGCTGGGCATGAAGAATGTG GCCTCCCTGACACCAGTGCAGTTGGCTCGAGACTGGCAGCGAGGCATCCGGGAAGCACTCCAGGCCCACGTGGGGCATCCCCGCACAAGGTGCTGA
- the Ankrd39 gene encoding ankyrin repeat domain-containing protein 39 isoform X1: protein MAAPQPCADGSCCSHPSAVPGVQQTLEEMDFERGIWSAALNGDLGRVKYFIQKATDPSQPDPAGYTALHYASRNGHYAVCQFLLESGAKCDAQTHGGATALHRASYCGHTEIARLLLSHGSNPRLVDDDGMTSLHKAAEKGHEDICSLLLQHSPALKAVRDRKARLACDLLPCNSGLRDLLAS from the exons ATGGCGGCGCCGCAACCTTGCGCGGATGGCTCCTGCTGCTCGCACCCTAGTGCGGTGCCCGGGGTACAGCAGACGCTGGAGGAGATGGACTTCGAGAGGG GAATCTGGTCAGCTGCCCTGAATGGAGACCTGGGCCGAGTGAAGTATTTCATCCAGAAGGCCACAGACCCTAGCCAGCCAGACCCTGCCGGCTACACCGCACTG CACTACGCCAGCCGCAACGGGCACTACGCCGTTTGCCAGTTTCTGCTGGAAAGTGGAGCGAAGTGTGATGCCCAGACCCATGGGGGTGCCACGGCTTTGCACCGGGCCAGCTACTGTGGGCACACGGAAATTGCCCGGTTACTGCTTTCCCATGGGTCCAACCCCCGGCTGGTCGACGATGATGGCATGACCAGTCTGCATAAG GCTGCGGAGAAGGGTCACGAGGACATTTGCTCTCTCCTGTTACAACACAGCCCAGCCCTGAAGGCTGTCCGGGATCGCAAAGCACGCCTTGCATGTGACCTGCTGCCCTGCAACAGTGGCCTGCGGGACCTGCTGGCCAGCTGA
- the Ankrd39 gene encoding ankyrin repeat domain-containing protein 39 isoform X2 has protein sequence MAAPQPCADGSCCSHPSAVPGVQQTLEEMDFERGIWSAALNGDLGRVKYFIQKATDPSQPDPAGYTALHYASRNGHYAVCQFLLESGAKCDAQTHGGATALHRASYCGHTEIARLLLSHGSNPRLVDDDGMTSLHKVCLSLPYRLRRRVTRTFALSCYNTAQP, from the exons ATGGCGGCGCCGCAACCTTGCGCGGATGGCTCCTGCTGCTCGCACCCTAGTGCGGTGCCCGGGGTACAGCAGACGCTGGAGGAGATGGACTTCGAGAGGG GAATCTGGTCAGCTGCCCTGAATGGAGACCTGGGCCGAGTGAAGTATTTCATCCAGAAGGCCACAGACCCTAGCCAGCCAGACCCTGCCGGCTACACCGCACTG CACTACGCCAGCCGCAACGGGCACTACGCCGTTTGCCAGTTTCTGCTGGAAAGTGGAGCGAAGTGTGATGCCCAGACCCATGGGGGTGCCACGGCTTTGCACCGGGCCAGCTACTGTGGGCACACGGAAATTGCCCGGTTACTGCTTTCCCATGGGTCCAACCCCCGGCTGGTCGACGATGATGGCATGACCAGTCTGCATAAGGTAT GCCTCTCTCTCCCCTACAGGCTGCGGAGAAGGGTCACGAGGACATTTGCTCTCTCCTGTTACAACACAGCCCAGCCCTGA